In the genome of Streptomyces sp. NBC_00259, the window AGGTCGGCGAGGACGGGGTGGCGGGTGACGTCTTTGAGGGTGATCTGGCGGTCGAGGGCGATGGCGAGTTTCACCGCGGACAGGGAGGTGCCGCCGCGGTCGAAGAAGTGGTCTTGCCGGCCGATCTGGTCCTGTTCGATGCCGAGGACGTTCGCCCAGGCGGCGGCCAGGCGCTGTTCCGTCGCGGTGGCCGGCGCCTTCCGCTCCGCTGCCGGGTCCGTTCCGTTGCCGGTGTGGGTGGCGAGGTGGGTGAGGGTCTTCTTGTCGGTCTTGCCGTTCGGGGTCAGGGGCAGGGCCTGCTGCCAGTGGAAGACCGGGGGCACCATGTAGGCGGGCAGGGTGGCCGCCAGGTGTTCCTGCAGGATCCGGCTGTCGAGTGGGGTGGGGGCGGTGTAGAAGGCGGCCAGTTGCTGTCCGGCACCGGTGTCGGTGACCACGACCGCGCCGTCGCGTACTCCGGGCACCCGCAGCAGCGTGTTCTCGATCTCGCCGATCTCGATCCGGAACCCGCGGATCTTCACCTGCGTGTCCCGGCGGCCCAGGAACTCCAGCTTCCCCGAAGGATGCCAGCGGCCCCGGTCCCCACTGCGATACAACCGCTCACCCGCACGATGCGGATCGGGCACGAACGCCCGCGCGGTGCGCTCGGGATCATTCACATAACCCCGCCCCACACACACCCCGGAGAACACGATCTCGCCCGGCGCGCCCAACGGCACCGGCATCAGATCGTCATCCACGACGTACACGTGCACGTTGCTCACCGGCGGGCCCAGCAGGACCCGCTCCGGGACCGTGTGCATCACCTCGTGATTGGTGTCGTCACAGGTCTCCGTCAGCCCGTAGGCGTTCACCAGAGCCACCCCCGGACGGGCCGTGAACCAGCGCTCGGCCAGCTCCCGCTTCAACGCCTCACCCGTCACCGACACACACCGCAGCCGTTCCAGTGCCTGCGGCTGCTGCTCCAGTCCCGCCAGCAGCGCCTCCAGATACGAGGGCACCACCTGCAGCACCGTCACCCCACCGGCGGACACCGTGTCCAGGAACCGGCCCACATCCAGCACCGCGTCCTGCTCCACCAGCAGCGTCCGCCCGCCCACCATGAGCGCGGACACCAGCTGCCACAACGAGATGTCGAAGCACTGCGGCGCCACCTGCGCCACCACACTGTCCTCACCGATACCGAGATCGTCGATCTTCGCGAACAGGTGATTCACCAGCCCCGCGTGCTCACACATCGCCCCCTTCGGCTCACCCGTCGACCCGGACGTGAAGTAGATGTACGCCAACTGATCCGCGTCCACGGGCAGGTCCAGATCGTGCCCGGCATGCTCCTCCGCCCAGGCATCGTCCACCAGCAGCCGCTCCACACCCCCCAGCGACCCCAGCGCCTCATCCAACGAGCCGGTGCTGCCCGCCTCGCTCAGCACCACCCCACACCCCGCCCGCCCCAGCGTCGCCGCGATCCGCCCCGCCGGGAAATGTGGCTCCACCGGCAGATACACCCCACCCGCCTTGAACACCGCCAGCACCGCCGCCAGCCAGTCCAGATTCCGCTCCATCACGACCGCGACCACACCCTCACGGCCCACCCCCCGCGCCACCAGCGCCCGCGCCAGCCGGTTCGCCCGCGCATTCAACTCCCCGTACGACACCCGCCGCCCACCGCAGACCGCGGCCACCGCACCCGGACGCTGGCGCACCCACCCCTCGAACAACTCATGCACCCGCACCCCCGGCACCTCACGCCGCCGCCCCGCCAGCCCCTGCACCTGAAACGCCAGCTCCCCACCCGACACCAACGACCCCGGCACCGAATCCACACCCGCCGCCAACTGCCCCAACCCCGCCACGTAATAGCCCGCAACCCGCTCCGCGGCCTCCGCATCCATCACCACCGTCCTGAACCACAACCGCACCACCAGACCCCGCCCGTCCTCCACCACCCCCACCCGCAACACCGACCCCTCCACCAACCCACCCACCCCACCCGAACCACCGGCACCACCGGTGATGCCAGGAGTGACCGTCGTCGTGGCAGCCGTCCCGGCCGGATCGAACTCCACCTCGAACAACGGCCCCGACAACCCCAACTCCTGAACCACCACACCCACCGGAACATCCCGATGCGCCCACAACCCCGACTCCACCCGCACCGCCCCACCCACCAGCTCACGCCACGAACCCGCCCGCCCCGACAACCGGCACGGCACCACCCCACCCCGCGCCGACACGTAACCCGTCACCACCTCGTCCTCACCCGACAACACCCCCAGCACCCGCCCATGCACAGCCAGCACCAACGAACCCACCCCCACCCCCACCTCCCCCGCCACACCCCTCAACCCCGACACCACCCCACCCGGAACCCGCACCTCACACTCACCCACACCCGCCACCACAGCCGGCGCCGACACCCACCGCGGAACCGAAGCAAACCCACCCCCACCCACCACCCCACGCCAGAACTCCCGACCCACATCCACCCGCACGTCCATGGTTTCCGTCCCCTCCTCTCACCGGCGCCGCAGCGCGACTCGCCCCTCGGGGCGGCTCGTCAGCGCTGCTGGTTGATAGGGGACCTTGCGCGACTCCGTGGCCGGGTTTCCGCCCCACCGAGCGTGATCGGGCATTTCCTCGCCTTTCATCAGGAAGGAGTCGGCGGCGAGCTGCGCGTGGTCGCCGACCGTCACGCCGTAGTGAATGTGGGCGTTGACGCCGAGCGTCGCGCCGGCACCGATCGTGCTGAGGTCGGACTTGAAGGTGCCGTCCTCCTGCGAGTGGCACTGGATCTTGCTTGCCGCGTTCAGCGTGCAGTCGTCCCCGATGGTGGTGAGCGTCCGCTCGGTGATCGAAGCGCCGTCGTCGAAGAG includes:
- a CDS encoding non-ribosomal peptide synthetase, yielding MDVRVDVGREFWRGVVGGGGFASVPRWVSAPAVVAGVGECEVRVPGGVVSGLRGVAGEVGVGVGSLVLAVHGRVLGVLSGEDEVVTGYVSARGGVVPCRLSGRAGSWRELVGGAVRVESGLWAHRDVPVGVVVQELGLSGPLFEVEFDPAGTAATTTVTPGITGGAGGSGGVGGLVEGSVLRVGVVEDGRGLVVRLWFRTVVMDAEAAERVAGYYVAGLGQLAAGVDSVPGSLVSGGELAFQVQGLAGRRREVPGVRVHELFEGWVRQRPGAVAAVCGGRRVSYGELNARANRLARALVARGVGREGVVAVVMERNLDWLAAVLAVFKAGGVYLPVEPHFPAGRIAATLGRAGCGVVLSEAGSTGSLDEALGSLGGVERLLVDDAWAEEHAGHDLDLPVDADQLAYIYFTSGSTGEPKGAMCEHAGLVNHLFAKIDDLGIGEDSVVAQVAPQCFDISLWQLVSALMVGGRTLLVEQDAVLDVGRFLDTVSAGGVTVLQVVPSYLEALLAGLEQQPQALERLRCVSVTGEALKRELAERWFTARPGVALVNAYGLTETCDDTNHEVMHTVPERVLLGPPVSNVHVYVVDDDLMPVPLGAPGEIVFSGVCVGRGYVNDPERTARAFVPDPHRAGERLYRSGDRGRWHPSGKLEFLGRRDTQVKIRGFRIEIGEIENTLLRVPGVRDGAVVVTDTGAGQQLAAFYTAPTPLDSRILQEHLAATLPAYMVPPVFHWQQALPLTPNGKTDKKTLTHLATHTGNGTDPAAERKAPATATEQRLAAAWANVLGIEQDQIGRQDHFFDRGGTSLSAVKLAIALDRQITLKDVTRHPVLADLATQLDGGSPQHTQPKADTALLEPLSQSPSASYDAQAGALVCFPYAGGNAVNFQPMARSLAPGGPAVHAVELPGHDVAAAREPFAPLDQVVEQVVAEIIRLGLTRVSLWGHSSGAAPALETARRLQERGVDVQRVFLAAQLLGDAAGRRAAVAELTQRTSAEIAAGLSTDSGYTELGELDAERAEHIGAAYRHDCVSAHRYFADALESPPAVKLSAPVTVVVAADDPFTAESAHRYRDWQSLAEHVDLYELTDGGHYFLRTRPAEAAHAVLRAAVLPASS